From a region of the Zingiber officinale cultivar Zhangliang chromosome 4B, Zo_v1.1, whole genome shotgun sequence genome:
- the LOC121976485 gene encoding WD repeat-containing protein 44-like codes for MGTAGAGEDFIRPDILGAAERRVAVQEEGEDDEFFDSREDVSAVSDSCPGSPTKNDTLLEEKTIGCQLELWLKSPGNIKERRDKFMGWLQREFSCSFCRSPVPDAQTQVNDVWQGSNARTSFSEAMEVNMVCKTTKFDESAAITAEEMEKIDKLRSHDEVSPNPEKTVDDFECFVDSPSFIDRLLRRGASVSNKSGSSVKKKRLGWLRRLGAAVCTVDKEGDNDHLAFSDPDKSQVAGIERVKVMPYRKQTKELSAVYKRQDIKAHNGSILTMKFSPDGQYLASGGTDGIIRVWCVMECDRKDEISIHKADPLCVYFTVNHRTELTSVRTDDKKSKSKRISKSLDSACVVIPPDIFQLSEKPVHEFHGHEADVLDLSWSSNKYILSSSKDKTVRLWHVGSDNCLKVFCHIDYVTCVQFDPFDENHFISGSIDGKVRIWEISRCQVVDWVDARDIVTAICYRPNGKGVVVGTLAGNCRFYDASGNHLQMETQVSFQGKKKSPYKHITGFQFCPRDTQKLLVTSADSQIRIFNGIDVVTKYRGFRNASSQISAYFTADGQHIVSTSGNCYVHVWNNVNPDLPISKSCKSIWSHERFLSDNASIAIPWHGLTSSNQISMTSEAFHLQQEHSSNPLQAPHTSEHDVKHTCGSNNTLCISSSGSFTLTREFFSGLATKSSATWPEEKIHLFSAAPRFSRSLYKFLKTSCLSTSHSWGQVIVTAGNDGWIRTYQNFGLPFHLR; via the exons ATGGGGACTGCTGGTGCCGGAGAAGATTTTATTCGTCCGGATATTTTGGGGGCTGCCGAGCGTCGGGTGGCTGTTCAG GAAGAGGGAGAAGATGATGAGTTCTTCGACTCAAGGGAAGATGTATCGGCAGTGTCCGATTCGTGCCCTGGCAGCCCGACAAAGAATGATACTTTACTAGAAGAGAAAACCATCGGTTGCCAATTGGAGCTTTGGCTGAAGAGTCCTGGTAATATCAAGGAACGTAGAGATAAGTTCATGGGATGGCTGCAGAGGGAATTCTCATGCTCATTCTGTAGATCACCTGTTCCAGATGCACAAACGCAGGTGAATGATGTCTGGCAAGGCAGCAACGCCAGGACGTCGTTCAGTGAAGCTATGGAAGTGAACATGGTATGCAAAACTACCAAATTTGATGAAAGTGCAGCCATCACAGCGGAGGAGATGGAGAAAATTGATAAATTGAGAAGCCATGATGAAGTTTCTCCCAATCCAGAGAAAACAGTTGATGATTTTGAGTGCTTCGTGGATTCACCATCATTTATTGATCGGCTTTTGCGTCGAGGGGCTAGTGTGTCAAACAAATCTGGCAGTTCAGTCAAAAAGAAGAGGCTTGGCTGGCTGCGGAGACTTGGTGCTGCTGTTTGTACGGTAGACAAGGAAGGTGATAATGATCATTTGGCCTTCAGTGATCCAGATAAGAGTCAAGTTGCTGGAATTGAGAGAGTGAAAGTCATGCCATACAGGAAGCAAACAAAGGAATTATCTGCAGTTTACAAGAGGCAAGATATCAAAGCTCACAATGGCTCAATCTTGACAATGAAGTTTAGCCCTGATGGCCAGTATTTAGCTAGTGGGGGTACAGATGGGATTATTCGTGTGTGGTGTGTCATGGAATGTGACAGGAAAGATGAGATTAGCATTCACAAGGCCGATCCTTTGTGTGTATACTTCACTGTAAATCACAGAACAGAGTTAACTTCTGTCCGCACTGATGATAAAAAATCCAAGTCCAAGCGCATAAGCAAATCTCTTGATTCAGCTTGTGTTGTAATTCCTCCTGATATTTTCCAGTTATCTGAGAAACCTGTGCATGAATTCCATGGTCACGAAGCAGATGTATTAGACCTATCATGGTCTTCAAATAAG TACATTTTATCATCATCCAAGGACAAAACTGTTCGCCTGTGGCATGTTGGATCTGACAACTGTCTCAAAGTGTTCTGCCATATCGACTATG TGACATGTGTTCAGTTTGACCCATTTGATGAGAATCACTTCATTAGTGGATCCATAGATGGAAAAGTTCGGATTTGGGAAATCTCGAGATGTCAAGTTGTGGATTGGGTTGATGCTAGAGACATTGTTACTGCAATTTGTTATAGACCAAATGGGAAG GGTGTTGTTGTCGGCACCTTGGCAGGCAATTGTCGCTTTTATGATGCTTCAG GTAATCATCTTCAGATGGAAACTCAGGTATCATTTCAAGGCAAAAAGAAGTCTCCTTATAAGCACATTACTGGATTTCAG TTTTGCCCAAGAGACACTCAAAAATTGTTGGTCACATCTGCGGACTCGCAAATCAGAATATTCAACGGGATCGATGTGGTCACCAAATATAGAG GTTTCCGAAATGCTAGCAGTCAGATATCTGCATACTTCACGGCAGATGGGCAACATATTGTCTCTACCAGTGGAAATTGCTACGTTCATGTCTGGAACAATGTAAACCCTGATTTACCGATATCCAAAAGTTGCAAGAGCATATGGTCCCATGAACGTTTCTTGTCCGACAATGCGTCAATTGCTATACCTTGGCATGGTCTAACTTCCAGTAATCAGATTTCTATGACCTCCGAGGCGTTCCATCTTCAACAAGAACACAGCAGCAACCCACTCCAAGCCCCACATACATCAGAACATGATGTCAAACACACCTGCGGCAGTAACAACACCTTGTGTATCTCATCTTCTGGTAGTTTTACTCTGACTCGAGAATTCTTCTCGGGGTTAGCGACAAAGAGCTCAGCGACCTGGCCTGAGGAGAAAATCCACTTGTTCTCTGCTGCACCTAGATTTTCCAGATCCCTTTACAAGTTCTTGAAAACATCATGCCTGAGTACTTCTCACTCTTGGGGCCAAGTGATAGTAACTGCTGGGAATGATGGATGGATCAGGACCTATCAGAATTTTGGTTTGCCGTTTCATCTACGATAA
- the LOC121976486 gene encoding mitochondrial inner membrane protein OXA1-like, with amino-acid sequence MACCRRSLTASFTQLTRRLRPSCSHILLDDRETTEPTNPPPLSQFPSRYYSSALVPSVSSHVGWRSPGFSPLGFDSCLLRSYSSATEGSTEIGLVNDVTEVLSDSGVVETAVAAVPAPFPGEVAAAAADSFLPVAALQHLIDAVHSFTGLNWWASIALTTVLIRMLTVPLLLSQMKSTVKLSMIKPEMEQIREQMDTMDPKSLQEGQKRMKELFKKHGVTPFTPLKGLFIQGPVFMSFFFAISNMVEKVPSFKGGGTLWFTDLTTPDPQYILPILTALVFFATVELNMLEGMEGNSMAKTMKNFSRGLAVLTVPFTASFPKAIFCYWVTSNLFSLGYGFVMKRPPVRKFLNLPEVVPQPQPAGGNFSFFGTSKQTEPVALSTTAEAASPVFPPRVMVPEQSRTSEKKIYSSSAISHRIRNLEKTVKARNKTKKR; translated from the exons ATGGCTTGTTGCCGGAGAAGCCTCACCGCCTCATTCACCCAACTCACCCGCCGCCTCCGCCCCTCCTGCTCTCACATCCTCCTCGATGATCGGGAAACCACCGAACCCACGAATCCTCCGCCGTTGTCCCAGTTTCCTTCCCGTTACTACTCCTCTGCTCTCGTCCCATCGGTCTCTAGCCATGTTGGATGGAGAAGCCCCGGCTTCTCTCCTCTCGGCTTCGACTCCTGCCTCCTGCGCAGCTATTCCTCAGCCACCGAAGGCTCGACTGAGATCGGACTCGTAAACGACGTCACGGAGGTCTTGTCCGACAGCGGAGTGGTGGAGACCGCTGTTGCGGCCGTCCCAGCTCCTTTTCCTGGGGAGGTAGCAGCTGCGGCGGCTGATTCGTTTCTTCCCGTGGCAGCTCTGCAGCATTTGATCGATGCAGTTCATTCTTTCACGGGTCTCAACTG GTGGGCTTCCATTGCTCTGACGACTGTATTGATCAGGATGCTTACTGTTCCGCTTCTGTTGAGTCAGATGAAATCCACTGTGAAGCTTAGT ATGATAAAACCAGAGATGGAGCAGATTAGGGAGCAAATGGAT ACAATGGATCCCAAATCATTACAGGAAGGTCAAAAACGAATGAAGGAATTGTTCAAAAA GCATGGGGTCACACCATTTACTCCACTGAAGGGACTCTTTATCCAAGGCCCAGTATTCATGAGTTTCTTTTTTGCA ATCTCGAACATGGTTGAGAAAGTTCCATCTTTCAAGGGTGGTGGGACTCTATGGTTCACTGACTTGACAACGCCTGATCCTCAGTACATCCTTCCAATATTGACAGCGCTGGTATTCTTTGCAACTGTAGAG CTTAACATGCTAGAAGGAATGGAAGGAAATTCTATGGCAAAAACCATGAAGAACTTCTCCAGGGGTCTTGCAGTATTGACAGTTCCATTTACAGCCAGCTTTCCAAAG GCTATCTTCTGTTACTGGGTTACATCGAACCTTTTCTCGCTTGGGTATGGTTTTG TGATGAAACGCCCTCCTGTGAGGAAGTTCTTGAATCTCCCAGAAGTAGTTCCTCAACCACAACCCGCGGGTGGGAACTTCTCTTTCTTTGGCACCTCCAAGCAGACAGAACCTGTAGCCCTATCTACAACAGCTGAGGCAGCGTCTCCAGTTTTTCCACCGAGGGTTATGGTGCCCGAGCAAAGTAGGACCTCTGAGAAAAAGATATATTCTTCTTCCGCTATAAGTCACCGGATTAGAAACTTGGAGAAGACCGTCAAAGCTAGAAACAAAACTAAGAAAAGGTGA